Genomic window (Corynebacterium simulans):
TAACCGAGAACAACCACGCGGGAACCCTTGTCGATGGCGAGATCGACGCCGGCAAAGACTTCCAAGGAGCCGTACATCTTGGTAAGACCCTTAGCGTTCATCGGGGTCTTGCCGCACGGCGCGGGCTCAGGGAACTTAATGTGCGCGACCTTGTCGGCCACGCGCACTTCGTCCAGTTGGTTCATCATGCGGTCCGCGCGGGCAAGCATCTGCTTGGCAGCGGCCGCCTTGGTGGCCTTCGCACCGAGCTTGGCAGCCTGCTTCTGCAGGGCCGAAGCCTTCTTCTCCGCATTGGCGCGCTCACGTCGGCGGCGAGCTTCGTCGGTAGCACGCGCATCCAGGTACTTCTTGAAGCCCATGTTGTAAATGTCGGCCTCGGCGCGCACCGCATCAAGGAACCAGATCTTGTTGCACACGGCCTCAAGGAGGTCCACATCGTGGGAGATCATAATGAGACCGCCCTCGTGCTTGGACAAAAAGCTACGCAGCCAGGTGATCGAGTCAGCGTCCAGGTGGTTAGTCGGCTCGTCCAGCAGCAGGGTGGTCTGGGATTTGCCCGAGCCAGCCGACGCTGCGAAGAGGATCTGTGCTAGCTCCACGCGGCGGCGCTGACCGCCGGAGAGAGTCTTCAACTGCTGGTCAAGGATGCGCTGCGGCAAGCCTAAGTTGTCGCAAATCTGCGCACACTCGGCGTCGGCCTCGTATCCGCCAAGAGCGTGGTACTCCTCCTCTAGACGGGAATACTTGCGGATGGCTTTGTCGCGGAACTTTTCATCCGTGGCAGTCTCCATCAGCTCCTGCTGCTTTGCCATACGGCGCTTGATCTCGTCCAAACCGCGGGCGGAGAGAACGCGCTCACGAGCGGTGATTTCGATATTGCCTTCGCGGGAGTCCTGTGGCAGGTAACCAATGGGGCCGGAACGCGTGACAGAGCCGCCATAGGGCTCGGTCTCCCCTGCCAGGATACGCATGGTGGTCGTCTTGCCCGCACCGTTGCGTCCGACCAGCCCGATGCGGTCGCCCGGCTGCACACGCAGGTGCTGGCCAGGGGCGTCGAGAAGCGTACGTGCGCCCACGCGCACCTCGAAATCATTGGTCACAATCACGAGGAATCAGTCTATCAACCGGCGCTAACAGGTCATAGCTGAGCCAAAACCAGAAAACAAGATAAGTCCCGCGGCCATTCGGCAGCGGGACTTATCAAGATGTGGAAGCTTAAATTGCTTGCCTAGACTGCGAAGCCTAGGGCCTGCAGCATTTCGCGGCCTTCCTCGGTGATCATGTTCGGACCCCATGGCGGCATCCAAACCCAGTTGATCTGGACGGCGTCAGCAAGCTTATTGCCCACCACTGCGTCTTCAACCTGCTCGCCGATGACATCGGTCAGCGGGCATGCCGGCGAGGTCAGCGTCATGTTGATCTTGGCGGTCTCCTTGCCGTCGACGTCCTCGAGCCAGACGTCATAAACCAAACCCAAGTCCACGACGTTGATGCCCAGCTCTGGGTCAATCACGTCACGCATGTACTCGGTGATGTCGTAGGCCTTGGCAATCTGCTCCTCGGTCTGCGGTGGGCGCTCGCCGCTGCCGGAAAAGTTGGCGTTGGAATCCTGATATGGATCTACTGGTTCAGACATTTATTTCTCCAGTTCATTGAGTGCTTCCATGGATGCGGCCTGAAAGGCCTTCCATCCGAGCAAAGCGCATTTGACGCGGGCGGGGAACTTGGCGACGCCGCCGAAAGCAACACCGTCTCCAATGATCTCATCGTCGCCCTCGATTTCTCCGCGGGAGGTGACCATCTTTTCGAACTCGTCGAGCTTCGCGCGCGCTTCATCCAAGGACTTGCCCACGATCTCCTCCGCCATGACGGAGGTGGAGGCCTGCGAGATGGAGCAGCCTTCGGCATCGTAGGAAACATCCTTTACGGTCTTGCCGTCCTCCGAAAGCTTCACGCGCAAGGTGATCTCGTCACCGCAGGATGGGTTGACGTGGTGAACCTCGGCCTGTCCTTCACGCAAGCCCGCGAATTTCGGGTTCTTATAGTGGTCCAGGATGACGTCCTGATACATCGAATCTAGATTCATTACTCCACTCCAAAGAATTCACGTGCTGCCTTGACGGCCTGGATGAGCTTATCGACTTCTTCCTCCGTGTTGTAGAGGTAGAAGCTGGCGCGCGCAGTCGAATTGACGTTGCCCGCACGGTGCAGCGGCCACGCGCAGTGATGACCGGTGCGGATCGCGACGCCGTACGAATCCAGGACCTGGCCCAGATCGTGCGGGTGCACGCCATCGACGACGAACGAGACCGCACCACCGCGGCTTTCGGTATCCTTCGGGCCCACGATGTGCAGACCAGGGATTTGCTGCAGGCCTTCTAGTGCACGGGCGGTGAGTTTTTGCTCATGCGCATGGATATTGTCCATGCCGATTTCAGACAAGAACTTCACCGCCGCACCAAGACCAACTACCTGGCTGGTCATCTGAGTGCCCGCCTCAAAGCGAGTCGGCGGCGCGGCGAAGGTGGTCTTATCCATCTTCACGATTTCGATCATCGAACCACCCGTTAGGAAAGGCGGGAGCTTTTCCAGTAGCTCAGCCTTTCCGTACAGGGCACCGATGCCGGTCGGACCACACATCTTGTGGCCTGAGAACGCGGCAAAGTCGACGTCGAGCGCGTGAAAATCCACCGCCATGTGTGGCACGGACTGGCAGGCGTCGAGGACGACCAAGGCGCCGACCTCACGAGCACGGCGCACCAGCTCATCGACGTCGGCCACCGCACCGGTGACGTTGGACTGATGGGTAAAAGCCACTACCTTGACGGAATCGTCGAGCTCGAGGGATTCGAGATCGATGCGGCCGTCTTCGGTCATGGAATACCACTTCAGCTGCGCACCGGTGCGCTGGCACAGTTCCTGCCATGGCACGAGATTGGCGTGGTGTTCCAGCTCGGTAATGACCACGGTGTCGCCCTCGCCTACGTACAGATCGCCTGCGCGTTCGTCGGAAAGCACGTAGGCAACCTCGTTGAGAGCCTCAGTTGCGTTCTTGGTGAACGCAATCTCATCGCGATCCGCGCCCACGAAAGCCGCGATGGCTTGGCGAGCGGACTCGTAAGCGTCGTCAGCCTCCTCCGCCAGCTGATAGGAACCGCGGTGGACCGGAGCGTTCGTGCCTAGCACGAACTCCTCCTCGGCCTTCCACACTGGCAGCGGACGCTGGGACGTAGCTCCCGAATCGAGGTACACCAGCGGCTTATCGTCGCGTACGGTGCGGCTCAGGATCGGGAATTGCTCCCTGATGGCACAAACGTCGAAGTTAGACATTGTCCTTCTTACTTAACGAATTGATCGTAACCGGACTCTTCAAGCTGGTCAGCCAGCTCAGCGCCGCCGGTCTTGATGACCTGGCCGTTGGCAAAGACGTGGACGAAGTCCGGTTTCACGTAATTGAGGATGCGCTTGTAGTGGGTAATCATCAAGATGCCGCCGTTGGTCTCCTCTTGGAAGCGGTTGATGCCCTCGGAAACAACGCGGAGAGCATCGACGTCCAGGCCGGAGTCGGTCTCATCCATGATTGCGAACTTTGGCTTGAGCAGATCGAGCTGCATAACCTCGTGACGCTTCTTCTCGCCACCGGAGAAGCCCTCGTTGACGGCACGGTGTGCGAAGGACTTATCGATGGAGAGCTTCTCACGTGCCTCGGTTAGTTCCTTGTTCCACTCGCGCAGCTTCGGGGCCTCGCCGCGGACAGCGGTGACTGCGGAGCGCATGAATTGAGCCATCTTGACGCCCGGAACCTCGGTTGGGTACTGCATAGCCAGGAAGAGGCCAGCGCGTGCGCGCTCATCAACTTCCATCTCGAGGACGTTTTCGCCATCGAGCAGGATCTCGCCCTCGGTTACTTCGTACTTTGGATGACCAGCGATGACGTAGGACAAGGTGGACTTGCCGGAGCCATTCGGGCCCATGACGGCGTGGGTCTCACCGGACTTGATGGTCAGGTTGACGCCCTTGAGGATTTCCTTGGCCTCGCCGTCCTCCTCGTTCGGGAGGACCTGCGCGTGGAGATTCTTGATTTCCAGGGTAGACATTGAGTTAGACCTGCTTTCGGGGATTGTTTCTAAGCGTTGATTTTTTCGAGCTCGTCAATGACGCGGGTTTCTAGATCCTCGCGCAAGGACTCAACTGGAATGCGGGAGATGACCTCGGAGAAGAAGCCGCGGATGATGAGGCGGCGTGCCTCTGCAGCCGGGATACCGCGCGACATCAGGTAGAACAGCTCGAGGTCGTCGAAGCGGCCAACGGTTGCGGCATGGCCAGCACCCACGATTTCGCCGGTCTGAATCTCTAGGTTCGGGATCGCATCGGCGCGCGCACCCTCAGTCAGGATGAGGTTGTTGTTGGTCTCATAGGTATCGGTGTTGTTGGCATCCTTGCGGATCAGTACGTCGCCAACCCAGC
Coding sequences:
- the sufU gene encoding Fe-S cluster assembly sulfur transfer protein SufU — translated: MNLDSMYQDVILDHYKNPKFAGLREGQAEVHHVNPSCGDEITLRVKLSEDGKTVKDVSYDAEGCSISQASTSVMAEEIVGKSLDEARAKLDEFEKMVTSRGEIEGDDEIIGDGVAFGGVAKFPARVKCALLGWKAFQAASMEALNELEK
- the sufC gene encoding Fe-S cluster assembly ATPase SufC; protein product: MSTLEIKNLHAQVLPNEEDGEAKEILKGVNLTIKSGETHAVMGPNGSGKSTLSYVIAGHPKYEVTEGEILLDGENVLEMEVDERARAGLFLAMQYPTEVPGVKMAQFMRSAVTAVRGEAPKLREWNKELTEAREKLSIDKSFAHRAVNEGFSGGEKKRHEVMQLDLLKPKFAIMDETDSGLDVDALRVVSEGINRFQEETNGGILMITHYKRILNYVKPDFVHVFANGQVIKTGGAELADQLEESGYDQFVK
- a CDS encoding metal-sulfur cluster assembly factor encodes the protein MSEPVDPYQDSNANFSGSGERPPQTEEQIAKAYDITEYMRDVIDPELGINVVDLGLVYDVWLEDVDGKETAKINMTLTSPACPLTDVIGEQVEDAVVGNKLADAVQINWVWMPPWGPNMITEEGREMLQALGFAV
- a CDS encoding ABC-F family ATP-binding cassette domain-containing protein — its product is MIVTNDFEVRVGARTLLDAPGQHLRVQPGDRIGLVGRNGAGKTTTMRILAGETEPYGGSVTRSGPIGYLPQDSREGNIEITARERVLSARGLDEIKRRMAKQQELMETATDEKFRDKAIRKYSRLEEEYHALGGYEADAECAQICDNLGLPQRILDQQLKTLSGGQRRRVELAQILFAASAGSGKSQTTLLLDEPTNHLDADSITWLRSFLSKHEGGLIMISHDVDLLEAVCNKIWFLDAVRAEADIYNMGFKKYLDARATDEARRRRERANAEKKASALQKQAAKLGAKATKAAAAKQMLARADRMMNQLDEVRVADKVAHIKFPEPAPCGKTPMNAKGLTKMYGSLEVFAGVDLAIDKGSRVVVLGYNGAGKTTLLKLLAGVERTDGEGGIVSGHGLRIGYFAQEHDNIDPNKTVWENTIEACPNAGQQDLRGLLGAFMFSGDKLEQPAGTLSGGEKTRLSIAALVSSRANVLLLDEPTNNLDPQSREQVLDALGSYTGAVVLVTHDPGAVKALKPERVIIMPDGDEDLWNDEYLEIVELA
- a CDS encoding cysteine desulfurase, which codes for MSNFDVCAIREQFPILSRTVRDDKPLVYLDSGATSQRPLPVWKAEEEFVLGTNAPVHRGSYQLAEEADDAYESARQAIAAFVGADRDEIAFTKNATEALNEVAYVLSDERAGDLYVGEGDTVVITELEHHANLVPWQELCQRTGAQLKWYSMTEDGRIDLESLELDDSVKVVAFTHQSNVTGAVADVDELVRRAREVGALVVLDACQSVPHMAVDFHALDVDFAAFSGHKMCGPTGIGALYGKAELLEKLPPFLTGGSMIEIVKMDKTTFAAPPTRFEAGTQMTSQVVGLGAAVKFLSEIGMDNIHAHEQKLTARALEGLQQIPGLHIVGPKDTESRGGAVSFVVDGVHPHDLGQVLDSYGVAIRTGHHCAWPLHRAGNVNSTARASFYLYNTEEEVDKLIQAVKAAREFFGVE